The Vicia villosa cultivar HV-30 ecotype Madison, WI linkage group LG1, Vvil1.0, whole genome shotgun sequence genome includes a region encoding these proteins:
- the LOC131651422 gene encoding monocopper oxidase-like protein SKU5, with protein sequence MGSSGPQMEIVSCAIVFLVLFVTIATSADIYLDWHVSLNFNINPVSANQPVITINGMFPGPLINATTNDYIHVNVFNNLDEPLLFTWNGIQQRQNSWQDGVSGTNCPIQSKANWTYVFELKDQIGTFFYFPSINFLKAGGAFGPIRVNNRPVISVPFPKPEAEFDLLIGDWYNTSYKDIRSTLETVDIGSPSWMLINGKGPYMNILSKSHESFKVTQGKTYLLRISNVGTAWSFNFRIQNHKLLLVETEGSYVNQIDLDSLDVHVGQSYSVLVTADQNAADYYIVASPKMSNATVNNSLVGIAVLHYDNSTTQANGSLPSGPDPFDLEFSINQAKSIRWNLTAGAARPNPQGTFNVTNVTISQTFILEASTATIDQLSLYTVNNVSYLTPDTPLKLADHFSDESGIYKLDAYSKNTSNVIAVNDVFVASALYKEWTEIVVKNTLTTIDAWHLDGYSFFVVGLGEGEWKEESRSSYNLFDPVVRSTVQVFPGGWSAVYVYPDNPGMWNLRSQNLQSWYLGEELYVRVYDPNSNPAKEKPPPQNLLLCG encoded by the exons ATGGGTTCTTCTGGTCCTCAAATGGAAATTGTTTCATGTGCTATTGTGTTTCTAGTACTTTTTGTTACAATAGCCACCAGTGCTGATATATACCTTGATTGGCACGTTTCCTTGAACTTCAATATTAATCCAGTGTCTGCAAATCAACCG GTTATAACAATCAATGGCATGTTCCCTGGACCCCTTATAAATGCAACAACAAATGATTATATTCATGTCAATGTTTTCAATAATTTAGATGAACCTTTGCTATTTACATG GAATGGTATACAACAAAGGCAAAATTCATGGCAAGATGGAGTGTCCGGTACAAACTGTCCTATCCAATCTAAAGCAAATTGGACTTATGTTTTTGAACTTAAAGATCAGATTGGCACATTCTTCTACTTTCCTTCCATCAATTTCCTTAAAGCCGGTGGAGCGTTTGGTCCAATTCGAGTCAATAATCGTCCGGTTATAAGTGTTCCTTTTCCAAAACCGGAAGCTGAGTTTGATCTCTTAATCGGTGACTGGTACAATACTAGCTACAAG GATATTAGGTCAACGTTGGAAACTGTGGATATTGGTTCTCCAAGTTGGATGTTAATAAATGGAAAAGGACCATATATGaacattctttcaaaatcacatGAGTCCTTCAAAGTTACACAAG GCAAAACATATTTGCTTAGGATATCAAATGTAGGGACAGCATGGAGCTTCAATTTCAGGATTCAGAATCataaactgcttttggttgaaaCTGAAGGATCTTATGTGAATCAGATAGATTTGGATTCTCTTGATGTTCATGTTGGACAATCCTATTCAGTTCTTGTAACAGCAGATCAAAATGCTGCTGACTACTACATAGTGGCTTCTCCTAAAATGAGTAATGCCACTGTTAACAATAGTCTTGTTGGAATTGCTGTGCTTCATTATGATAACTCAACAACACAGGCTAATGGTTCTCTCCCAAGTGGTCCTGATCCATTTGATTTGGAATTCTCCATCAATCAAGCTAAATCGATTAG GTGGAATCTGACTGCTGGAGCTGCAAGGCCTAATCCACAAGGAACCTTCAATGTAACAAATGTGACAATATCACAAACTTTTATCCTAGAGGCGTCAACAGCGACGATTGATCAATTATCTCTTTACACTGTCAACAATGTGTCATATCTGACACCAGATACACCACTGAAGCTAGCTGATCACTTTTCCGACGAATCTGGAATATATAAACTTGATGCTTATTCCAAAAACACATCAAATGTGATCGCGGTGAATGATGTTTTTGTAGCAAGTGCATTATATAAAGAATGGACAGAGATAGTGGTTAAGAACACTTTAACAACTATTGATGCTTGGCATTTGGATGGATATAGCTTCTTTGTTGTTGGATTGGGGGAAGGAGAATGGAAAGAAGAGTCACGTTCGAGTTATAATCTTTTTGATCCAGTAGTTCGCTCGACTGTGCAAGTTTTCCCTGGAGGGTGGAGTGCAGTTTATGTGTATCCTGATAATCCAGGAATGTGGAACTTGAGATCACAGAATTTGCAAAGTTGGTATTTAGGTGAAGAACTTTATGTGAGAGTTTATGATCCTAATTCTAACCCTGCCAAAGAGAAACCACCTCCACAGAATCTGCTTTTATGTGGTTAG